The sequence GACAAACCTTTGCTATGGACAATGGCTATCAAGAGCTAAGATCAGCTACAGCTACCTTTTCTGATCTGACACAACTCAAATTACTACAAAATTTCACTGAATTAAGACAGTAAAGCTGCTGCATGATGTAAGCAGGCACTGATTTTCTGTATTGAATGAAAAACaagtctgaaataaaagtcacttGAGATTGAATCAAAATTACTTGCTGTAATAGAGTACTTCATTCTGGTAAATCTACTTAATCAGAAGATGCATGAGCAGCCACTCAGTACAACCACAAACCGAAATGAATGTAaagaaactgctgctgctgcttatcTGGTTAGTTCAGGCTACTTTTACAAAGTATTTTATTCCAACACTAAACTATTTTTCCTCTACTGCCAAAAGGAAATACAGTATCCAGTTGCACATAGTATAACTGTATCGCAAGGTGATAGCACCAAGATTAActaatctcatttttctgtcctggTTTGTAACATATGTAGGTGCTGGTGAAGATTTCTCAAGAATAATAATTGAACTTTTCTACTTAGGAAGCAAGTTAGTGTACTGAAGAAGCTTCAGTTTTGCTGCAATACCAGTATCAGATGTCCCAGCATTAAGTACTTTTAAAGTCTGTAACAGAAGTACCATTGTACCTTCTGCAAATATCAAATCCTTACAGTAAGATTTTTGAAGTGAATTAAATGTCTTAATCTCAATCTGAGGAGGAAGAGCATTGCATCTATCAGACTTCTGGCAGGCTTAGttcttaaaatcaaaatatgcaAACTTCCAGGTCAACATGCAGGGGGCCAATACAATTCTATGTACAGGACAGGATCCAAAATGGGTATATATCCTATCCAACAGTGTGAGCAAGTTGTGGATTTGCTGTGGATTTTGGATTAGCGTCTCTGACAACTAAATTATCCTCAAATGGTATATCTCAGTAATcaattttgtttgggttttttaattatgcCATCAGAATAAGGACTGGCAATGCAATTTCTTCGTTTgacatgagatttttttcctgtcaagTACATACTATAACCTAGTAGCATGACCTCCAAATGCAGAAAGGAATTAGTGACAATGATGGTGATTCCAGAAATGACTGACAGCAATTCCCTTACACTTTTACACCACTTGAAAGAAAGGCTGTTTTCTTGCAGTCTGCTTTTGCTAGAACAATGCTGTTCCAAAGCCTGATTTACTGCTTTGTAAACAGCTCCTGAAGAGGGGTCATACAGCTGTCCCCATGGAAGCTTTCAATATTTGACTGGAGAAAACCTCAGGCAACCTCATTAGAATGCAACACTGACCCAGCTTCAAGCAGGACACTGGACAAGAGATTGTCCAAGCTTCCTTCCCACTTGAATGATTCTACTATGGTTAAAAGAAGTAACAAAACAAGTAAAGCACACAACTactattacaaaaaaaaaaaaaaaagcaagcctGCAGAGAGGTATGATCACATACactttaaaaaagtaataaGATGACAAGAACGTTTGAAAACGCAAACTGAGCTTGTTTAATATCAAACAAATTAAAGCTGTGAAATCACTGCAGCAGGTGTCACAACTGTCTTCTTCATGATGAATATTCAGCCACCTCTGTTGAGAGAACAAAGGAATCAGTTTCAACTAATGAAGTGTGATCAAGTGATCCCACCTAAAGTCTTACTTATCCTCCCACCACTGCCTTGTTAGGACAACCATTACAGCTTATGTCCCATTTTCAAACGCTCCTTGCCTAGATGACCACTCTTACAGGTATAAGGAAGTCACATATCGTGGACACAGAATGGTCTTTAACCTCTTCCAGTGCTGGAGAGGGGATCACATTAGCTCTGGAGAATATGGTACTGTTACTATGTCAGTACCATGGGGCCAGTCAACCTGAAGTTCAAATTCTACATGATGTAGTATTCATTCCAAAAGAGATTTTACAGGATGCAGTTATACATAAAACAATGTTTCAAACATATCTAGCACTCAGTAAATGAAACAAGACCAACCTTGTTCTGTGCCCTCTCATCCTACAGCATACCCACTCAGTTTTCTTTACCTTACCATCCATCATCCATTCACTTTGGATACCCAGGCTATAAAGTGGAAATAGTAAGAGCATTTAAGATCCAAATGAGGTAAATGTTCTGTGGTCAAACATACACTGAGGAACTGGAAATCAAAATATCTAACGTTCAGTTTTGAAGCAGAATACTCAGAAAAAACCTTGAGAACTATGGTTCTAATACTTTGCAGCATGCTGAATTAACATAAAGTTCATTAACGTTGTTCATAAAGTCCTTTGAATCAAGTATTACTTGTCACATTATATGAACATGTGAAATGCAGACACTAAAACAACATGAGTCCCATAGGGCTCAGTAATGTCCTCTGTTTAAAACTGAACAGGTAAAAATTTAGTGAAACTGAAGGCCATATTCACTTACACAATTATATTGTTGATTGGGATATGGATCAATTTGACAAAGAAACCAATAAATCCCATTATCGCAAAGCCTAttgctgttgccatggcaatcTTCTGGAACTCTgcaaaataacaag comes from Camarhynchus parvulus chromosome 2, STF_HiC, whole genome shotgun sequence and encodes:
- the SEC61G gene encoding protein transport protein Sec61 subunit gamma isoform X2, whose translation is MDQVMQFVEPSRQFVKDSIRLVKRCTKPDRKEFQKIAMATAIGFAIMGFIGFFVKLIHIPINNIIVGG